A window of the Cynocephalus volans isolate mCynVol1 chromosome 10, mCynVol1.pri, whole genome shotgun sequence genome harbors these coding sequences:
- the CIC gene encoding protein capicua homolog isoform X3, translating to MKPMKKACTGLSGPGSGSKSPPATRAKALRRRGVGEDDKPEEEDDEAQKQQQPGPEEADEGEEEEAKQGLGAEGPPPELHSSDLTPAPAEDHKGDGEAGRWEPSLSRKTATFKSRAPKKKYVEEHGAGSIGVAGAPEERVQTPEEASALGVPPRPPTSARSSSTDTASEHSADLEDEPAEACGPGPWPLSGTSGGYDLRQLRSQRVLARRGDGLFLPAVVRQVRRSQDLGVQFPGDRALTFYERVPGSGVDVVLDATPPPGALVVGTAVCTCVEPGVAAYREGVVVEVATKPAAYKVRLSPGPGFQPGPPGTLPQPPQPLPCELEEAVWVARSSLRLLRTPWEPEALLRKPPTGPEEERAEPGATIPPCPAALDPKQPEDAEVSKISFGGNLGAHCEESEEKHLPALGTPALLPLPPPQLLSPPPKSPAFVGPGRPGEQPSPCQEGSQGGSRSSSVASLEKGAAPAARARTPLTAAQQKYKKGDVVCTPNGIRKKFNGKQWRRLCSRDGCMKESQRRGYCSRHLSMRTKEMEGLADSGPGGAGRPAGVVAREGSTEFDWGDETSRDSEASSVAARGDSRPRLVAPADLSRFEFDECEAAVMLVSLGSSRSGTPSFSPVSTQSPFSPAPSPSPSPLFGFRPANFSPINASPVIQRTAVRSRHLSASTPKAGVLTPPELGPHPPPPAPRERHSSGILPTFQTNLTFTVPISPGRRKTELLPHPGALGASGTVGGGAAPDFPKSDSLESGMDSVSHTPTPSTPAGFRAVSPAVPFSRSRQPSPLLLLPPPAGLTSDPGPSVRRVPAVQRDSPVIVRNPDVPLPSKFPGEVGTAGEARAGGPGRGCRETPVPPGVASGKPGLPPPLPAPVPITVPPAAPTAVAQPMPTFGLASSPFQPVAFHPSPAALLPVLVPSSYTSHPAPKKEVIMGRPGTVWTNVEPRSVAVFPWHSLVPFLAPSQPDPSVQPSEAQQPASHPVASNQSKEPAESAAVAHEQPPGGSGSTDPGRPPGATCPDSPGPGPPHTLGVVEPGKGPPPTTEEEAPGPPGEPRLDSETESDHDDAFLSIMSPEIQLPLPPGKRRTQSLSALPKERDSSSEKDGRSPNKREKDHIRRPMNAFMIFSKRHRALVHQRHPNQDNRTVSKILGEWWYALGPKEKQKYHDLAFQVKEAHFKAHPDWKWCNKDRKKSSSEAKPTSLGLAGGHKETRERSMSETGTAAAPGVSSELLSVAAQTLLSSDTKAPGSSSCGAERLHTVGGPGSARPRAFSHSGVHSLDSGEVESQALQELTQMVSGPTSYSGPKPSTQYGAPGPFAAPSEGSAMAANARPPLLPTRASRSQRAASEDMTSDEERMVICEEEGDDDVIADDGFSTTDIDLKCKERVTDSESGDSSGEDTEGNKGFGRKVFSPVIRSSFTHCRPTLDPEPPGPPDPPAAFSKGYGPTPSSSSTSSSPTASSASAATSLSMVSGTFKAQESGQGSIAGTLRPPPPGAGGPATPSKATRFLPTDPATFRRKRPESMGGLEPPGPSVIAAPPSGGGSILQTLVLPPNKEEREGSGTRVPSAPTPSLAYGAPAAPLSRPAATMVTNVVRPVSSTPVPIASKPFPTSVRAEVSPNETAGARTEMGTGSRVPGASPLGVSLVYSDKKSAAATSPAPHLVAGPLLGTVGKAPATVTNLLVGTPGYGAPAPPSVQFIAQGAPGSGATAGSGTGAGSGPNGPVPLGILQPGALGKAGGITQVQYILPTLPQQLQVAPAPAPVSGTKAAAPSGLAPTTSIRFTLPPGTSTNGKVLAATAPTPGIPILQSVPSAPPPKAQSVSPVQAPPPGGSAQLLPGKVLVPLAAPSMSVRGGGAGQPLPLVSPPFSVPVQNGAQPSSKIIQLTPVPVSTPSGLVPPLSPATLPGPTSQPQKVLLPSSTRITYVQSTGGHALPLGTSPASSQAGTVTSYGPTSSVALGFTSLGPSGPAFVQPLLSAGQAPLLAPGQVGVSPVPSPQLPPACTAPGGPVITAFYPGSPAPTSSAPLAQPSQAPPSLVYTVATSTTPPAATILPKGPPAPATPIPTSPFPSATAGSMTYSLVAPKPQRPNPKAPQKVKAAIASIPVGSFEAGVSGRPGPTPRQPLEPGPVREPSAPESELEGQPTPPAPPPPPETWTPTARNSPPLPPPAEERTSTKGPDTMASKFPSSSSDWRVPGLSLESRGEPPTPPSPAPAPAAAPGSSSGSSEGSSGRAAGDNPERKDVASTGKKVKVRPPPLKKTFDSVDKVLSEVDFEERFAELPEFRPEEVLPSPTLQSLATSPRAILGSYRKKRKNSTDLDSAPEDPTSPKRKMRRRSSCSSEPNTPKSAKCEGDIFTFDRTGTEAEDVLGELEYEKVPYSSLRRTLDQRRALVMQLFQDHGFFPSAQATAAFQARYADIFPSKVCLQLKIREVRQKIMQAATPTEQPPGAEVPLPGPPPIGTTAAPATTPSPAGGPDPTSPGSDSGTAQAAPPLPPPPEPGPGQPGWEGAPQPSPPPPGPSTAATGR from the exons ATGAAGCCAATGAAGAAGGCATGCACTGGCCTTTCAGGTCCTGGCAGTGGCAGCAAGTCCCCACCAGCCACCAGGGCCAAGGCTCTGAGGCGGCGAGGGGTTGGGGAGGATGACAAGCCAGAGGAGGAGGACGATGAGGCACAGAAGCAACAGCAGCCCGGACCAGAAGAGGCTGAcgagggtgaggaggaggaggccaAGCAGGGCCTTGGGGCTGAGGGACCGCCCCCAGAGCTGCACTCCAGTGACCTGACCCCAGCTCCAGCCGAGGACCACAAGGGAGATGGAGAAGCAGGCCGCTGGGAGCCCTCACTCAGCCGTAAGACAGCCACGTTCAAGTCTCGAGCGCCCAAGAAGAAGTATGTGGAGGAGCATGGGGCAGGCAGCATTGGGGTGGCTGGGGCCCCTGAAGAGCGGGTACAGACCCCTGAGGAAGCCAGCGCCCTGGGTGTGCCTCCACGGCCACCCACCTCCGCCCGTTCCTCCTCCACTGACACAGCCAGTGAGCACTCAGCAGACCTGGAGGATGAGCCGGCTGAGGCTTGTGGTCCAGGCCCCTGGCCCCTCAGTGGCACCAGTGGTGGCTATGACCTGCGGCAGCTGCGGTCCCAGCGGGTGCTGGCTCGGCGTGGTGATGGCCTCTTCCTGCCAGCTGTAGTGCGCCAGGTGCGCCGAAGCCAGGACCTAGGTGTGCAGTTCCCAGGTGACCGGGCCCTGACTTTCTATGAGAGGGTGCCAGGCAGTGGTGTGGATGTAGTTTTGGATGCCACGCCACCCCCAGGTGCCCTGGTGGTGGGCACTGCTGTCTGTACCTGCGTGGAGCCCGGTGTGGCTGCCTATCGTGAGGGTGTAGTGGTGGAGGTGGCCACTAAGCCAGCTGCCTACAAGGTCCGCCTGAGCCCTGGCCCTGGCTTCCAGCCAGGCCCACCAGGCACCTTACCACAGCCCCCACAGCCACTGCCCTGTGAGCTGGAGGAAGCTGTGTGGGTGGCCCGCTCTAGCCTGCGCCTGCTACGGACCCCCTGGGAACCTGAGGCCTTGCTGAGGAAGCCCCCCACAGGCCCTGAGGAAGAGCGTGCTGAGCCTGGGGCCACCATACCCCCTTGCCCTGCTGCCCTGGACCCCAAGCAGCCCGAGGATGCTGAGGTCTCTAAGATCAGCTTTGGTGGCAACTTGGGGGCTCACTGTGAAGAGAGCGAGGAGAAGCACctgccagcccttggcaccccagccctgctcccactGCCCCCACCTCAGCTCCTGTCGCCACCACCCAAGTCCCCAGCTTTTGTGGGCCCAGGCCGCCCTGGTGAGCAGCCCTCACCCTGCCAGGAGGGGAGCCAGGGTGGCAGCCGGAGCAGCAGTGTGGCCTCCCTGGAGAAGGGGGCTGCGCCAGCAGCTCGGGCCCGCACACCACTGACAGCTGCCCAGCAGAAGTACAAGAAGGGTGATGTAGTCTGCACACCCAATGGAATCCGAAAGAAGTTCAATGGCAAGCAGTGGCGACGGCTTTGCTCACGAGATGGCTGCATGAAGGAGTCGCAGCGGCGGGGCTACTGCTCACGCCACCTGTCTATGCGAACCAAGGAGATGGAGGGCTTGGCAGACAGTGGGCCGGGTGGGGCTGGGCGGCCAGCTGGTGTGGTGGCCCGGGAGGGCAGCACCGAGTTTGACTGGGGTGATGAGACATCACGGGACAGTGAGGCCAGCAGCGTGGCAGCCCGTGGAGACTCACGCCCACGCCTAGTGGCTCCTGCTGACTTGTCACGCTTTGAGTTTGATGAGTGTGAGGCGGCTGTGATGCTAGTGTCGTTGGGCAGCTCACGCTCAGGCACTCCCTCCTTCTCACCTGTCTCTACGCAGTCGCCCTTCTCGCCAGCCccgtcaccctcaccctcaccactCTTCGGCTTCCGCCCCGCTAACTTTAGCCCCATCAATGCCTCACCAGTCATCCAGCGAACTGCCGTTCGCAGTCGCCACCTGAGCGCCAGCACCCCTAAGGCAGGAGTGCTGACACCACCAGAGCTGGGCCCCCACCCGCCGCCCCCTGCCCCCCGAGAGCGCCATTCTTCTGGCATCTTACCCACCTTCCAGACCAACCTGACCTTCACCGTGCCCATCAGCCCTGGGCGACGGAAGACAGAGCTGCTGCCCCATCCAGGGGCATTGGGGGCCTCTGGCACAGTGGGTGGAGGAGCTGCCCCGGACTTCCCCAAGAGTGACAGCTTGGAATCTGGCATGGACTCAGTGTCCCACACACCTACACCTTCCACACCGGCTGGCTTCCGGGCTGTGTCACCTGCTGTGCCCTTCTCTCGCTCCCGCCAGCCCTCACCATTGCTGCTGTTGCCCCCACCTGCTGGCCTGACCTCAGATCCGGGGCCCTCCGTGCGCAGGGTGCCTGCCGTACAGCGGGACTCACCTGTCATTGTCCGCAACCCTGATGTGCCACTGCCCTCCAAATTCCCTGGGGAGGTGGGCACTGCCGGTGAGGCGCGGGCTGGGGGACCTGGGCGGGGCTGCCGTGAGACCCCGGTGCCCCCTGGGGTGGCCAGTGGGAAGCCTGGCCTGCCCCCACCTCTGCCGGCCCCTGTGCCCATCACCGTGCCTCCAGCTGCGCCAACTGCCGTGGCCCAGCCAATGCCCACCTTTGGCCTGGCTTCTTCGCCCTTCCAGCCCGTGGCCTTCCACCCCTCACCTGCTGCCCTGTTGCCTGTCCTGGTGCCCAGTAGCTATACCAGCCATCCTGCCCCCAAGAAGGAAGTCATCATGGGCCGGCCTGGAACAG TGTGGACGAATGTGGAACCTCGCTCTGTGGCCGTGTTCCCCTGGCACTCCTTAGTCCCCTTCCTGGCACCCAGCCAGCCTGACCCCTCGGTGCAGCCGAGTGAGGCCCAGCAGCCTGCCAGCCACCCAGTAGCCTCCAACCAGAGCAAAG AACCTGCTGAGTCAGCAGCTGTTGCTCATGAGCAACCACCAGGCGGGTCAGGGAGTACTGACCCTGGGCGGCCACCTGGAGCCACATGCCCTGACAGCCCAGGGCCTGGACCCCCACACACTTTGGGGGTGGTGGAACCTGGTAAGGGTCCCCCTCCTACCACTGAGGaggaggcccctggccctccaggAGAGCCCCGGTTGGACAGCGAGACAGAAAGTGACCATGACGATGC CTTTCTCTCCATCATGTCTCCTGAGATCCAGTTGCCTCTGCCACCTGGAAAACGTCGGACCCAGTCCCTCAGTGCCCTGCCCAAGGAACGGGACTCATCTTCTGAGAAGGATGGACGCAGCCCCAACAAG CGGGAGAAGGACCATATCCGGCGGCCCATGAATGCTTTCATGATCTTCAGCAAGCGGCACCGGGCCCTGGTCCACCAACGTCACCCCAACCAGGACAACCGGACTGTCAGCAAGATCCTGGGCGAGTGGTGGTATGCCCTGGGGCCCAAGGAGAAGCAGAAGTACCATGACTTGGCCTTCCAG GTGAAGGAGGCCCACTTCAAGGCCCACCCAGATTGGAAGTGGTGCAACAAGGACCGAAAGAAATCCAGCTCAGAAGCCAAGCCCACGAGCCTGGGGCTGGCAGGAGGGCACAAGGAGACGCGGGAGCGGAGTATGTCGGAGACAGGCACTGCCGCCGCCCCTGGGG TATCCTCTGAGCTCCTGTCCGTCGCAGCCCAGACACTCTTGAGCTCTGACACCAAGGCTCCGGGGAGCAGCTCCTGTGGGGCAGAACGACTGCACACAGTTGGGGGACCTGGCTCGGCCCGGCCCCGAGCCTTCTCCCACAGTGGGGTACACAGCCTGGACAGTGGGGAAGTAGAGAGCCAGGCATTACAGGAACTGACTCAG ATGGTGTCTGGTCCTACATCGTACTCTGGCCCAAAGCCTTCCACACAGTATGGAGCTCCAGGCCCCTTTGCGGCCCCCAGTGAGGGAAGTGCCATGGCGGCCAATGCACGGCCCCCGCTACTGCCCACCCGAGCCTCTCGTTCCCAGCGTGCAGCCAGTGAGGACATGACCAGTGATGAGGAACGCATGGTCATCTGCGAGGAGGAAGGAGATGATGATGTCATTG CTGACGATGGcttcagcactactgacattgaTCTCAAGTGCAAGGAACGAGTGACCGACAGCGAGAGTGGAGACAGCTCTGGAGAGGACACAGAGGGCAACAAG GGCTTTGGTCGGAAGGTATTCTCACCTGTGATCCGTTCCTCCTTTACACACTGCCGTCCGACACTGGACCCTGAGCCCCCAGGGCCCCCAGATCCACCTGCAGCCTTCAGCAAAGGCTATGGTCCCACCCCATCttcctcctccacttcctcctcgCCCACCGCCTCCTCAGCCTCGGCAGCCACTTCCCTTTCAATGGTCTCAGGAACCTTCAAGGCCCAGGAGTCTGGTCAGGGCAGCATAGCAGGCACACTACGGCCCCCACCTCCTGGGGCTGGGGGCCCAGCGACACCTTCCAAGGCCACCCGGTTTCTCCCAACGGATCCTGCCACCTTCCGGCGCAAGAGACCTGAAAGCATGGGGGGTCTGGAGCCACCAGGCCCCTCAGTCATTGCAGCACCTCCCAGTGGGGGAGGAAGCATCCTGCAGACACTGGTCCTGCCCCCAAACAAGGAAGAGCGAGAGGGCAGTGGAACCCGAGTGCCCTCGGCTCCCACCCCATCACTGGCCTatggagctccagcagcccctcTGTCCCGCCCTGCCGCTACCATGGTCACCAACGTGGTGCGGCCTGTCAGCAGCACTCCTGTGCCCATTGCCTCTAAGCCCTTCCCCACCTCTGTTCGGGCTGAGGTATCTCCAAATGAGACAGCAGGTGCCAGGACTGAAATGGGCACTGGGTCccgggtgcctggggcctccccaCTAGGTGTCAGCTTAGTATATTCAGACAAGAAGTCGGCAGCAGCCACCTCACCAGCCCCACACTTGGTGGCTGGGCCCCTACTGGGCACTGTGGGGAAGGCACCTGCCACTGTTACCAACCTGCTGGTGGGCACCCCAGGCTATGGGGCCCCTGCGCCCCCTTCTGTCCAGTTTATTGCCCAGGGGGCCCCTGGCAGTGGGGCCACTGCAGGCTCAGGGACAGGTGCTGGGAGTGGCCCAAATGGGCCAGTACCTCTGGGCATCCTACAACCAGGTGCCCTGGGCAAGGCTGGGGGTATCACCCAGGTGCAGTACATCCTGCCCACGCTACCCCAGCAGCTTCAAGTGGCACCTGCCCCAGCACCAGTTTCTGGGACCAAGGCAGCGGCTCCCAGTGGCCTTGCACCCACCACCAGCATCCGTTTCACCCTCCCACCGGGCACCTCCACCAACGGCAAGGTCCTGGCTGCAACTGCACCCACTCCTGGCATCCCCATCCTGCAGTCTGTACCCTCCGCCCCACCCCCTAAAG cccAGTCGGTTTCTCCTGtgcaggccccgcccccaggTGGCTCAGCCCAGCTGCTGCCTGGGAAGGTACTAGTGCCTCTGGCTGCCCCTAGCATGTCAGTGCGGGGTGGAGGGGCTGGCCAGCCACTGCCCCTGGTGAGCCCGCCCTTCTCAGTACCTGTGCAGAATGGTGCCCAGCCATCCAGCAAG ATCATCCAGCTAACTCCGGTGCCTGTGAGCACACCCAGCGGCCTGGTGCCGCCCCTGAGCCCGGCCACACTGCCAGGACCCACCTCGCAGCCCCAGAAGGTCCTGCTACCCTCCTCTACAAG AATCACCTATGTGCAGTCAACAGGCGGGCATGCACTGCCCCTGGGCACCAGCCCTGCATCCAGCCAGGCTGGAACAGTCACTTCGTACGGGCCCACAAGCTCTGTAGCTCTAGGCTTCACCTCGCTGGGGCCCAGCGGCCCTGCCTTTGTGCAGCCCCTGCTGTCAG CAGGCCAAGCCCCACTGCTGGCTCCTGGCCAGGTGGGCGTGTCACCTGTGCCCAGCCCCCAGCTGCCTCCTGCCTGCACAGCCCCTGGAGGTCCCGTCATAACAGCATTTTACCCTGGCAGCCCCGCACCCACCTCCTCGGCACCTTTGGCCCAGCCATCCCAGGCCCCCCCAAGCCTGGTCTATACTGTGGCCACTAGCACTACCCCACCTGCTGCCACCATTCTGCCCAAGGGCCCACCGGCCCCTGCCACCCCAATCCCTACTAGCCCTTTTCCTAGTGCCACAG CAGGCTCCATGACCTATAGCCTAGTGGCCCCCAAGCCCCAGCGGCCCAACCCAAAGGCCCCCCAGAAAGTGAAGGCGGCCATTGCCAGCATTCCCGTGGGCTCCTTTGAGGCAGGTGTCTCTGGGCGGCCAGGCCCCACACCCCGGCAGCCTCTGGAGCCTGGCCCAGTCCGTGAGCCAAGTGCCCCAGAGTCTGAGCTGGAGGGGCagcccacaccaccagcccctccaccacCCCCAGAGACCTGGACTCCCACAGCCCGGaacagccccccactgcccccgcCTGCTGAGGAACGGACCAGCACCAAGGGCCCTGATACCATG gccagcaaaTTTCCCAGCTCATCTTCAGACTGGCGCGTTCCTGGGCTGAGCCTGGAGAGTCGTGGGGAGCCTCCCACCCCTCCCAGTCCGGCCCCAGCTCCAGCTGCAGCCCCCggtagcagcagtggcagcagcgaGGGCAGCAGTGGGAGGGCGGCTGGGGACAATCCTGAGCGCAAGGATGTGGCTAGTACCGGCAAGAAGGTGAAGGTGCGGCCGCCGCCCCTGAAGAAGACCTTTGACTCTGTGGACAA GGTCCTGTCGGAGGTGGATTTTGAAGAGCGCTTTGCTGAGCTGCCTGAGTTTCGGCCTGAAGAGGTGCTGCCCTCACCTACCCTGCAGTCTCTGGCCACCTCGCCCCGGGCCATCCTGGGCTCTTACCGCAAGAAGAGGAAGAACTCTACAG ACCTGGACTCCGCTCCTGAGGACCCCACCTCGCCCAAGCGCAAGATGAGGAGACGCTCCAGCTGCAGCTCAGAGCCCAACACCCCCAAGAGTGCCAAGTGCGAGGGGGACATCTTCACCTTTGACCGTACAG GTACAGAAGCTGAGGATGTGCTTGGGGAGCTGGAGTATGAGAAGGTGCCATACTCGTCACTGCGGCGCACACTGGACCAGCGCCGGGCCCTGGTCATGCAGCTCTTCCAGGACCATGGCTTCTTCCCATCAG cccaggccacgGCAGCATTCCAGGCCCGCTATGCAGACATCTTCCCCTCCAAAGTTTGTCTGCAGTTGAAGATCCGTGAGGTGCGCCAGAAGATCATGCAGGCAGCCACTCCCACAGAGCAGCCCCCTGGAGCTGAGGTCCCCCTCCCTGGACCACCCCCCATTGGCACAACTGCTGCCCCTGCCACCACTCCCAGCCCTGCTGGGGGCCCTGACCCCACCTCACCTGGCTCGGACTCTGGCACAGCCCAGGCTGCCCcgccactgcccccacccccagagccaGGGCCTGGACAGCCTGGCTGGGAGGGGgccccccagccctctcccccacccccaggcccctcCACAGCTGCCACAGGCAGGTGA